In one window of Drosophila mauritiana strain mau12 chromosome X, ASM438214v1, whole genome shotgun sequence DNA:
- the LOC117148140 gene encoding uncharacterized protein LOC117148140, with translation MSGQSALMANLADVVKEAKDEEIPMPKSNDFFESKTFRLLTLMLYMGGVSGMGLTLAVYYLFIWDSRMPPLPVFKHTHPIG, from the coding sequence ATGAGCGGACAATCGGCACTGATGGCCAACCTGGCCGATGTGGTCAAGGAGGCCAAGGATGAGGAGATCCCGATGCCCAAGTCGAATGACTTCTTCGAGTCCAAGACCTTCCGCCTGCTCACCCTGATGCTCTACATGGGCGGCGTGAGCGGCATGGGCTTGACACTGGCGGTCTACTACCTGTTCATCTGGGACTCACGCATGCCGCCGCTGCCCGTGTTCAAGCACACGCATCCGATTGGCTAG
- the LOC117148228 gene encoding uncharacterized protein LOC117148228, with protein MSNGKATVSFFETGSTTQFEYCYQLYPQVLKLKAEKRCKKPQELIRLDQWYQNELPKLIKARGKDAHMVYDELVQSMKWKQSRGKFYPQLSYLVKVNTPRAVIQETKKAFRKLPNLEQAITALSNLKGVGTTMASALLAAAAPDSAPFMADECLMAIPEIEGIDYTTKEYLNFVNHIQATVERLNAEVGGDTPHWSPHRVELALWSHYVANDLSPEMLDDMPPPGSGASATGTGSLSTNGNSSKVLDGDDTNDGVGVDLDDESQGAGGRNTATESETENENTNPAPLMPLQSGEAKNNAAAVGAALQDGDSNFVSNDSTSQEPIIDDNDGTTQTTATTSTEDGEPIALDIGIGIGSSGTPLASDSESNQEAPPKTNSLPILTPTQHSSQNQKQAPSQPHKTNNSITNNGQAAPLAEEEAVTAAPQPASKATAAPANGNGNGNGVLGDEDEDEAEDEEEDELDEEEDNEAELEADESNSSNGIVRDSKLQQLAANKTVDAVSPVAAGADSAPAIGQKRTALHCDMELKNAGGVGVGVGEKSPELKKLRSE; from the exons ATGTCCAACGGCAAGGCGACGGTCTCGTTCTTCGAGACCGGGAGCACCACACAGTTCGAGTACTGCTACCAGCTCTATCCCCAGGTTCTTAAGCTAAAGGCCGAGAAGCGCTGCAAGAAGCCGCAAGAGCTGATCCGCCTGGATCAGTGGTATCAGAATGAACTGCCTAAATTGATTAAGGCACGCGGGAAGGATGCGCATATGGTGTACGATGAGCTCGTCCAGTCGATGAAGTGGAAGCAGTCGCGCGGCAAATTCTATCCGCAGCTTTCCTACCTGGTCAAGGTCAACACACCGCGCGCCGTCATCCAGGAGACAAAGAAGGCCTTCCGCAAGCTGCCCAATCTGGAGCAGGCGATCACAGCTTTATCGAACCTCAAGGGCGTCGGCACCACAATGGCCAGTGCACTGCTGGCAGCCGCCGCTCCCGATTCGGCACCATTCATGGCCGACGAGTGCCTGATGGCCATACCAGAGATCGAGGGCATCGATTACACCACCAAGGAGTACCTCAACTTCGTCAATCACATTCAGGCCACCGTGGAGCGCCTCAATGCGGAGGTGGGCGGGGATACGCCGCACTGGTCGCCGCATCGCGTGGAGCTGGCCCTCTGGTCTCACTATGTGGCCAATGATCTCAGTCCCGAGATGCTCGACGATATGCCGCCGCCGGGATCCGGCGCCTCTGCCACTGGCACCGGTTCACTCAGCACaaacggcaacagcagcaaggTGCTCGATGGCGACGATACCAACGATGGTGTGGGTGTCGATTTGGACGACGAAAGCCAGGGAGCAG GCGGTCGCAACACTGCTACAGAATCGGAGACAGAGAATGAGAACACCAACCCGGCTCCTCTGATGCCTTTACAGTCGGGTGAGGCCAAGAATAACGCAGCTGCCGTTGGCGCCGCCCTGCAGGACGGTGACTCCAACTTTGTTTCGAACGATTCCACCTCCCAGGAGCCGATCATCGATGACAACGATGGCACCACACAGACAACGGCCACTACCTCCACAGAGGACGGTGAGCCCATCGCCCTAGATATTGGCATTGGCATCGGTTCGAGTGGCACACCGCTCGCCTCGGACTCTGAAAGCAATCAGGAGGCGCCGCCCAAGACCAACAGCCTGCCCATCCTGACTCCCACACAGCACTCGAGCCAGAATCAGAAGCAGGCGCCGAGCCAGCCCCACAAAACTAACAATTCGATCACCAACAACGGTCAGGCTGCTCCATTGGCAGAAGAGGAAGCGGTTACAGCAGCACCACAGCCAGCCAGCAAAGCGACTGCAGCACCAGCCAATGGAAATGGTAACGGGAACGGCGTCCTGGGcgacgaggatgaggatgaggcggaggacgaggaggaagATGAGctggacgaggaggaggataATGAGGCGGAGCTAGAGGCTGACGAGAGCAATAGCAGCAACGGCATTGTGAGGGACAGTAAACTGCAGCAGCTGGCGGCGAACAAGACGGTGGATGCGGTTTCGCCGGTAGCAGCGGGTGCAGACTCGGCACCAGCCATTGGACAGAAGCGTACTGCCCTGCACTGCGATATGGAGCTGAAGAACGCCGGCGGAGTGGGTGTGGGCGTGGGGGAGAAGTCACCGGAGCTAAAGAAACTGCGCAGCGAATGA
- the LOC117148225 gene encoding alpha-(1,6)-fucosyltransferase produces the protein MLLVRQLFGASANSWARALIIFVLAWIGLVYVFVVKLTNTQGQQAAGESELNARRISQALQMLEHTRQRNEELKQLIDELMSDQLDKQSAMKLVQRLENDALNPKLAPEVAGPEPESMFESAPADLRGWNNVAEGAPNDLEAGVPDHGEFEPSLEYEFTRRRIQTNIGEIWNFFSSELGKVRKAVAAGHASADLEESINQVLLQGAEHKRSLLSDMERMRQSDGYEAWRHKEARDLSDLVQRRLHHLQNPSDCQNARKLVCKLNKGCGYGCQLHHVVYCFIVAYATERTLILKSRGWRYHKGGWEEVFQPVSNSCHDAGTANTYNWPGKPNTQVLVLPIIDSLMPRPPYLPLAVPEDLAPRLKRLHGDPIVWWVGQFLKYLLRPQPTTRDFLTSGMRNLGWERPIVGVHVRRTDKVGTEAACHSVEEYMTYVEDYYRTLEVNGSTVARRIFLASDDAQVIEEARRKYPQYQIIGDPEVARMASVSTRYTDTALNGIILDIHLLSMSDHLVCTFSSQVCRVAYEIMQTMYPDAAHRFKSLDDIYYYGGQNAHNRRVVIAHKPRTHEDLQLRVGDLVSVAGNHWDGNSKGKNTRTNQGGLFPSFKVEEKVDTAKLPLYAGI, from the exons ATGCTGCTGGTACGTCAGCTATTCGGGGCTTCGGCCAACTCCTGGGCACGCGCCCTCATCATATTCGTACTGGCCTGGATCGGATTAGTCTACGTGTTCGTGGTCAAGCTGACCAATACTCAGGGCCAGCAGGCGGCCGGGGAGAGTGAGCTGAACGCCCGTCGCATATCACAGGCGCTCCAGATGCTGGAGCACACGAGGCAGCGAAACGAGGAGCTTAAACAGCTCATCGACGAGTTGATGAG tGACCAACTGGACAAGCAGAGCGCAATGAAACTGGTGCAAAGGCTGGAGAACGATGCGCTAAATCCAAAGCTGGCGCCCGAGGTCGCCGGCCCGGAACCAGAATCCATGTTCGAGTCCGCCCCCGCTGATCTGCGCGGTTGGAATAATGTGGCCGAGGGAGCGCCCAATGATCTGGAGGCCGGTGTCCCCGATCATGGCGAGTTCGAGCCCAGCCTGGAGTACGAGTTCACGCGCAGACGCATCCAGACGAACATCGGAGAGATCTGGAACTTCTTCAGCAGCGAACTGGGCAAAGTGCGTAAGGCAGTGGCCGCCGGCCACGCGAGTGCCGATTTGGAGGAGTCCATCAACCAGGTGCTGCTCCAAGGCGCCGAACACAAGCGCTCTCTGCTGAGCGACATGGAGCGGATGCGTCAGTCCGATGGCTACGAGGCCTGGCGGCACAAGGAGGCACGCGATCTGAGCGATTTGGTACAGCGGCGCCTGCACCATCTACAGAATCCCAGTGATTGCCAGAATGCTCGCAAGCTGGTCTGTAAGCTCAACAAG GGCTGTGGCTACGGCTGCCAACTGCACCATGTGGTGTATTGCTTTATAGTGGCCTACGCCACCGAGCGGACGCTCATCTTAAAATCCCGCGGATGGCGGTATCACAAGGGCGGCTGGGAGGAGGTGTTCCAGCCGGTGTCCAACAGCTGCCATGATGCGGGCACAGCCAACACCTACAATTGGCCGGGCAAGCCGAACACTCAGGTGCTGGTGTTGCCCATCATCGACTCGCTGATGCCGAGACCGCCGTACCTGCCGCTCGCCGTTCCCGAGGATCTGGCGCCGAGACTTAAGCGTCTGCATGGAGACCCCATCGTTTGGTGGGTGGGTCAGTTCCTTAAGTATTTGCTTCGACCGCAACCAACGACGCGGGATTTCCTTACCTCTGGCATGCGCAATTTGGGATGGGAGCGTCCCATTGTTGG CGTTCATGTCCGTCGCACGGACAAAGTGGGCACAGAGGCGGCCTGCCACAGTGTGGAGGAGTATATGACCTATGTCGAAGACTACTACCGCACACTGGAGGTAAACGGCAGCACTGTGGCTCGTCGGATTTTCCTTGCGTCGGATGACGCCCAGGTTATTGAAGAGGCGCGCCGAAAGTACCCGCAGTACCAGATCATTGGTGATCCGGAGGTGGCGCGCATGGCGTCCGTATCCACGCGATACACGGACACCGCCCTGAACGGGATCATTCTCGATATCCACCTGCTTTCCATGTCCGATCATCTGGTGTGCACTTTCTCGTCGCAGGTGTGTCGCGTGGCCTACGAGATAATGCAGACGATGTATCCGGATGCAGCGCATCGGTTCAAGTCGCTGGACGACATATACTACTACGGTGGCCAGAATGCGCACAATCGCCGCGTCGTTATCGCCCACAAGCCGCGCACGCACGAGGATCTACAGCTGCGTGTTGGTGACCTCGTCTCGGTGGCTGGTAACCATTGGGATGGCAATTCCAAGGGCAAGAACACCCGCACCAACCAGGGCGGCCTATTCCCCTCGTTCAAGGTGGAGGAGAAGGTGGACACCGCCAAGCTGCCTCTCTATGCGGGCATTTAG
- the LOC117148137 gene encoding mediator of RNA polymerase II transcription subunit 29 has translation MNSKHSSLEEKVKLPPTETISRCYQPQQSNRKVIRILTVAVYVLCVSLAAIMLSLYYIFIWDPTIRPFVTKATHCDKIVIPEKIAIRLLNSSEVTAEQFYKHILEQYRILSHMQQQRQQLLQRQHLQLQQLEANNRFQEVFATATIIQAHPHPHPHPREPPKKPLLGPYSPQPGNISHAMGGDQLDAETEQAHMPLILDTSPPVEVTGMGHLKRKTHRGHYKHHRARAGGQKKLSIANSMASSTPSTTAGGDASLATAATLPHGYMDAPLNPAAGTIVQAPQLQLYTSMPIPLILSPSDEKRPSHHAHGHVHGERRNGAQSGGRRRTTTASVSGYEAQTYLNPFLTGELIFEK, from the exons ATGAACTCGAAACACAGTTCGCTGGAGGAGAAAGTGAAACTGCCGCCCACGGAGACAATAAGCCGATGCTACCAGCCGCAGCAGAGCAACCGCAAGGTCATCCGCATCCTGACCGTCGCCGTCTATGTCCTTTGCGTTTCACTGGCGGCCATCATGCTATCCCTATACTACATCTTCATCTGGGACCCCACCATCCGGCCCTTTGTCACCAAGGCCACGCATTGCG ATAAAATTGTGATACCCGAGAAAATAGCCATTCGCCTCCTAAACTCATCGGAAGTGACCGCGGAGCAGTTCTACAAGCACATCCTCGAGCAGTACCGCATCCTCAGCcacatgcagcagcagcgccagcaACTGCTGCAGCGCCAACATCTCCAACTGCAGCAGCTGGAGGCAAACAATCGCTTCCAGGAGGTCTTTGCCACGGCCACCATCATTCAGGCACATCCGCATCCCCATCCACATCCCAGGGAGCCGCCCAAGAAGCCGCTTTTAGGACCATATAGCCCGCAACCCGGCAACATAAGTCACGCTATGGGTGGCGATCAGTTGGATGCAGAAACGGAGCAGGCTCACATGCCGCTAATCCTGGACACCTCGCCGCCGGTCGAAGTAACCGGAATGGGTCACCTGAAGCGGAAGACACATCGCGGTCACTACAAACATCATAGAGCCCGAGCCGGTGGTCAAAAGAAACTGTCCATTGCCAATTCGATGGCCAGCTCCACGCCGAGCACCACAGCCGGAGGAGACGCGTCCTTGGCCACTGCGGCCACTTTGCCACATGGTTATATGGACGCCCCACTAAATCCGGCGGCAGGCACCATTGTCCAGGCACCACAACTGCAGCTATACACCTCGATGCCCATTCCACTGATCCTGAGTCCCAGCGACGAGAAGCGTCCCTCGCACCACGCCCACGGTCATGTCCACGGCGAGAGGCGGAACGGGGCGCAATCCGGCGGCCGGCGAAGGACCACGACGGCCTCGGTTTCTGGCTACGAGGCGCAGACCTACCTCAATCCGTTCCTCACCGGCGAGCTGATCTTCGAGAAGTAA
- the LOC117146740 gene encoding uncharacterized protein LOC117146740, translating to MSQFSTVAALLLLGLVVILGGHGGQAAVAKVKLNNPSHPGKCVLDTHTILSPGETGRAPNLPCVRAECHADGLVTFKTCDAVAPPPGCKQRDFVNINREFPACCERKYNCDKHI from the exons ATGTCGCAGTTCAGTACCGTTGCCGCACTCCTACTCCTCGGCCTGGTCGTCATCCTTGGCGGCCACGGTGGCCAGGCGGCCGTTGCCAAGGTCAAACTGAACAATCCAT CGCATCCCGGCAAGTGTGTGCTGGACACGCACACGATCCTGTCGCCCGGGGAGACGGGTCGGGCGCCGAATCTGCCATGTGTGCGGGCCGAATGCCATGCGGATGGCTTGGTGACCTTCAAAACCTGCGATGCAGTCGCTCCGCCGCCGGGCTGCAAGCAGCGCGACTTTGTGAACATCAATCGCGAATTTCCCGCGTGCTGCGAGCGGAAATACAATTGCGACAAGCACATCTAA
- the LOC117148229 gene encoding thioredoxin domain-containing protein 5 homolog, translating to MLTRSILSVAVCGLLLSPLLPITRASQEEDAGKQDKEFAVELDPETFDTAIAGGNVFVKFFAPWCGHCKRLQPLWEQLAEIMNVANPKVIIAKVDCTKHQGLCATHQVTGYPTLRLFKLGEEESVKFKGTRDLPAITDFINKELSAPAEADLDEVKREQVENLNLGKVVDLTEDTFAKHVSSGNHFVKFFAPWCSHCQRLAPTWEDLAKELVKEPAVTISKIDCTQFRSICQDFEVKGYPTLLWIEDGKKIEKYSGARDLSTLKTYVEKMVGVPLEKTAGEAGDDKVAIEEVAGEEDAAKKLAPQQLTGEDEFDQAIAEGVAFIKFYAPWCGHCQKLQPTWEQLATETHQAQSSVKIAKVDCTAPENKQVCIDQQVEGYPTLFLYKNGQRQNEYEGSRSLPELQAYLKKFLGHDEL from the exons ATGTTGACCAGGTCCATTTTATCCGTTGCCGTGTGCGGCCTCCTTCTGTCGCCCCTCCTGCCCATCACCCGTGCGTCCCAGGAGGAGGACGCCGGCAAACAGGACAAGGAGTTCGCCGTGGAACTGGACCCGGAAACCTTCGACACTGCGATTGCCGGCGGCAATGTCTTCGTCAAGTTCTTTGCTCCATG GTGCGGACATTGCAAGCGTCTTCAGCCGCTGTGGGAACAGCTGGCCGAGATCATGAACGTGGCTAACCCCAAGGTGATCATCGCCAAGGTGGACTGCACCAAGCACCAGGGACTCTGCGCCACGCACCAGGTAACCGGATATCCCACACTGCGCCTCTTCAAGCTGGGCGAAGAGGAATCGGTCAAGTTTAAGGGCACTCGCGACTTGCCCGCCATTACCGATTTCATCAACAAGGAACTGAGCGCACCCGCCGAGGCGGATCTGGACGAGGTCAAGCGCGAGCAGGTCGAGAACCTCAATCTTGGCAAGGTGGTCGACCTCACCGAAGACACCTTTGCCAAGCACGTGTCCAGCGGCAATCACTTTGTCAAATTCTTTGCACCCTGGTGCAGTCATTGTCAG CGTTTGGCACCCACGTGGGAGGACCTGGCCAAGGAGCTGGTTAAAGAGCCTGCCGTAACTATCTCGAAGATCGACTGCACCCAGTTCCGTTCCATCTGCCAGGACTTTGAGGTCAAGGGCTATCCCACTCTTCTCTGGATCGAGGATGGCAAGAAGATTGAAAAGTACTCGGGTGCTCGTGATCTGTCCACGTTAAAGACGTACGTGGAGAAAATGGTGGGCGTGCCACTAGAGAAGACCGCTGGCGAGGCCGGCGATGACAAGGTGGCTATCGAGGAGGTTGCCGGTGAGGAGGACGCAGCCAAGAAGCTGGCCCCACAACAGCTGACTGGCGAGGACGAGTTCGACCAAGCCATTGCCGAGGGCGTTGCCTTCATCAAGTTCTATGCTCCGTGGTGTGGACACTGCCAGAAGCTGCAACCCACCTGGGAGCAGCTGGCCACGGAAACGCACCAGGCTCAGAGTTCCGTGAAAATCGCCAAGGTTGACTGCACGGCGCCGGAGAACAAGCAAGTGTGCATCGATCAGCAGGTGGAGGGCTATCCAACTCTCTTCCTGTACAAAAACGGTCAGCGCCAGAACGAGTACGAAGGCAGCCGCTCACTGCCGGAGCTGCAGGCCTACCTTAAGAAGTTCCTCGGCCACGACGAGCTCTAA
- the LOC117148138 gene encoding uncharacterized protein LOC117148138, which produces MSTTSESARAGLGNAASMANLAKIVNLIESNVKSEEVEVLEDAVRGSTGTGSGSSVRLASSSAPRRSACATSYVPKSPQLEEIVFAEPTCTERFARYFVIVIYLCGLCSLGFFLSIYHIFFWDSRMPPVYKGQKKGPAFG; this is translated from the coding sequence ATGTCCACGACGTCGGAATCCGCCAGAGCGGGCCTGGGCAATGCCGCCAGCATGGCGAATCTGGCCAAGATTGTCAATCTCATCGAATCGAATGTGAAGAGCGAGGAGGTGGAGGTGCTTGAGGATGCGGTCAGGGGATCAACCGGAACCGGAAGTGGCAGCAGCGTCCGCTTGGCCAGCAGCAGTGCACCGCGCAGGAGTGCCTGTGCCACATCGTATGTGCCCAAGTCACCGCAGCTGGAGGAGATTGTGTTCGCAGAGCCCACGTGTACCGAGCGATTTGCCCGATACTTTGTGATCGTGATCTATTTGTGCGGGCTCTGCAGCCTGGGCTTCTTCCTGTCCATCTACCACATCTTCTTCTGGGACTCACGTATGCCACCCGTTTACAAGGGCCAGAAGAAGGGGCCTGCCTTCGGCTAG
- the LOC117148227 gene encoding BTB/POZ domain-containing protein 17, whose translation MNDNGNGGAAPVSGGVCGGAHGAAAGAGGAGGGGGAGGAGPGGGPGGGAAAADLLGEAAGGAAGGDAAANTQGNANGTSESPANGLNSSEDLDAKRRKCRETEEGQDEASTMIDANSVLNKIANLYAEQLMSDIVLLVDGKEFPAHRVILCASSDVFQVMLMNPEWNECSKHVIELHEEACCSAVFPQFIKYLYVGQIEVTLQTVMPMLALSDKYNIRDLIDLCVDYMNKHVAKAATSGYLVSWLQYTLSFTPTHNDLTETLKRFLKWNLEMVAESRDFVEMDPAILILLLQQNDLVVTSEYKLFDILQTWLLHRREQMEATGSGGFMELIEQTVSHIRFGMMTPRQLSHLLMNPLVEYHKEFLVERIAIGMSYQSGHEDRVREVRATESGKLQFTPRLYWNDTWSVDIDVHNFTAIEDYKNYVTCFFSQRHIAETEEDDPCMTWEIEFFPRGVRYNKAKMVWGEDVPGCSLNTVRLRVTCKHQNIGEERFKIAVLIVGMQNQIMHIRTVAERTEYFSDTSRVVNLDNLLPYEELEHTSLYLSPHLTGTARNTLTLHVVITPMGAHTCRDTPPFQF comes from the exons ATGAACGACAACGGTAACGGCGGAGCAGCGCCAGTCTCCGGTGGAGTGTGCGGTGGTGCGCACGGAGCGGCTGCTGGCGCTGGTGGTgctggcggtggcggtggagcTGGTGGCGCAGGTCCGGGCGGAGGTCCCGGTGGcggagcagctgctgcggACTTGCTTGGCGAggcagctggaggagcagcaggtgGCGATGCAGCCGCCAATACACAAGGAAATGCCAATGGAACCAGCGAGAGCCCAGCGAACGGACTTAACTCTAGCGAGGATCTAGACGCCAAGCGGCGCAAGTGTCGCGAAACGGAAGAAGGCCAGGATGAAGCCAGCACG ATGATCGATGCGAATAGTGTGCTCAATAAGATCGCCAACCTGTACGCCGAACAGCTGATGTCGGACATAGTACTACTGGTGGACGGCAAGGAGTTTCCCGCCCACCGCGTCATCCTCTGTGCCAGCAGCGACGTCTTTCAGGTGATGCTAATGAATCCGGAGTGGAACGAGTGCAGCAAGCATGTGATCGAACTGCACGAGGAGGCCTGCTGCTCGGCGGTGTTTCCGCAGTTCATCAAGTACCTATACGTTGGCCAAATCGAGGTCACGCTGCAGACGGTGATGCCAATGCTGGCGCTGAGCGACAAGTACAATATTCGCGACCTGATCGATCTCTGCGTGGACTACATGAACAAGCACGTGGCCAAGGCGGCCACCAGCGGTTACCTTGTGTCCTGGCTGCAGTATACGCTCTCCTTCACGCCCACCCACAACGATCTCACCGAAACGCTCAAGCGGTTTCTCAAATGGAACCTCGAGATGGTTGCCGAGTCGCGGGACTTTGTGGAAATGGACCCGGCCATACTGATACTGCTGTTGCAGCAGAACGATCTGGTTGTCACCAGCGAGTACAAATTGTTTGACATCCTGCAGACGTGGCTGCTGCATCGTCGCGAACAGATGGAGGCCACTGGCAGTGGCGGTTTCATGGAGCTGATCGAACAGACTGTGTCCCACATACGCTTCGGCATGATGACGCCGCGCCAGCTCTCACACCTGCTAATGAATCCGCTGGTGGAGTATCACAAAGAGTTCCTCGTCGAGCGCATTGCCATTGGCATGAGCTATCAGTCGGGCCATGAAGATCGTGTGCGGGAGGTGCGAGCCACCGAATCGGGTAAGCTGCAGTTTACGCCGCGGCTCTATTGGAACGACACCTGGAGCGTCGACATCGATGTGCACAACTTTACCGCGATCGAGGACTATAAGAACTATGTGACCTGCTTCTTTTCGCAGCGACACATTGCCGAGACTGAGGAGGACG ATCCTTGCATGACATGGGAAATCGAGTTTTTCCCGCGAGGTGTTAGGTATAACAAGGCCAAAATGGTATGGGGCGAGGATGTACCAGGCTGCTCCTTGAACACAGTGCGTCTACGGGTTACCTGCAAGCATCAAAACATCGGAGAGGAGCGATTTAAG ATCGCCGTGCTGATCGTGGGCATGCAGAACCAGATTATGCACATTCGCACTGTTGCAGAGCGTACGGAGTACTTCTCCGATACGTCGCGCGTCGTCAACCTGGACAACCTGCTGCCGTACGAGGAGCTGGAGCACACATCACTGTATTTGAGTCCCCATCTGACGGGCACCGCTCGCAACACGCTTACCCTGCACGTGGTCATCACGCCGATGGGCGCCCACACCTGCCGAGATACGCCGCCGTTTCAgttctaa